From a region of the Mauremys mutica isolate MM-2020 ecotype Southern chromosome 12, ASM2049712v1, whole genome shotgun sequence genome:
- the RPS18 gene encoding 40S ribosomal protein S18, whose protein sequence is MSLVIPEKFQHILRVLNTNIDGRRKIAFAITAIKGVGRRYAHVVLRKADIDLTKRAGELTEDEVERVITIMQNPRQYKIPDWFLNRQKDVKDGKYSQVLANGLDNKLREDLERLKKIRAHRGLRHFWGLRVRGQHTKTTGRRGRTVGVSKKK, encoded by the exons ATG TCTCTTGTGATCCCTGAGAAATTCCAGCACATCCTGCGAGTGCTCAACACCAACATAGATGGGCGACGGAAAATCGCCTTCGCCATCACCGCCATCAAG GGTGTGGGTCGGCGCTATGCCCATGTGGTGCTGAGGAAAGCGGACATTGACCTGACCAAGAGGGCTGGGGAGCTGACAGAGGATGAG GTGGAGCGTGTCATCACTATCATGCAGAACCCCCGGCAGTACAAGATCCCCGACTGGTTCCTCAACAGGCAGAAGGACGTCAAAGACGGCAAATACAGCCAG GTTCTGGCCAACGGGCTGGACAACAAACTGCGTGAGGACCTGGAGCGGCTAAAGAAAATCCGGGCGCATCGGGGCCTGCGCCACTTCTGGGG gctGCGTGTGCGGGGCCAGCACACCAAGACGACCGGGCGCCGGGGCAGAACCGTTGGTGTCTCCAAGAAGAAGTAG
- the VPS52 gene encoding vacuolar protein sorting-associated protein 52 homolog isoform X1: protein MSPWRPGCGGSERRSGAGMMAALRPDEELGLRVTEMEEEEGMGRGEEQSLQLNLGDLDLTSDEFILDEVDIHIQANLEDSLVQEALKTGVDLRQYSKQVELELQHIEHASIRDYIKESKNITSLHNQITACDAILERMEQMLSSFQCDLSSISCEIQTLQEQSVAMNLRLKNRQAVRSQLSQLVDELVVPAAMISTILEAPVTEQDFLEQLHELNNKMNYVKEQAFRETMACTDVHNVLDRLKVKAVTKIREFILQKIYSFRKPMTNYQIPQNALLKYRFFYQFLLGNERSVAQELREQYVETMSKIYLSYFKSYTSRLMKIQYEEVAEKDDLMGVEDTAKKGFFSKPSLKNRNTIFTLGNRGSVIGGAELEGPIIVPHAAQKSDVRYPFESLFRSQHYALLDNSCREYLFLCDFFLVTGPSAQELFNTVMGKTLAMFLKHMDGYVCDCYDSIAIFLCIHIVLRFRAIMAKRNVPAIDKYWDTLLEILWPRFEYILELNIQSIQNTDPQRLGFLDTRPHYITRRYAEFSSAIVSINQTFPNERTHTLLGQLQVEVENFVLRVAAEFSSRKEQLIFLINNYDMMLSVLMERAVEESKEVEGFQQLLSARSQEFIEEILSPPFGGMIAFVKESESLIEKGQLDRLRGEEARVTQLVRGFSTTWKASVESLSQDVMRSFSNFKNGTSIIQGALTQLIQYYHRFHKVLAQPPLRALPARAELINIHHLMVELKKHKPNF, encoded by the exons ATGAGCCCTTGGAGGCCCGGATGCGGTGGGAGCGAAAGAAGGAGCGGGGCGGGGATGATGGCGGCGCTGAGGCCCGATGAGGAGCTGGGGCTGCGGGTGACTGAGATGGAAGAAGAGGAGGGCATG GGCCGTGGAGAGGAGCAGTCGCTGCAGCTGAACTTGGGGGACCTGGACCTCACCTCAGATGAGTTCATCCTGGATGAAGTGGaca TTCACATCCAAGCCAACCTGGAGGACTCCCTGGTTCAGGAGGCGCTGAAGACA ggtGTGGATCTGCGGCAGTACTCCAAGCAGGTGGAACTGGAGCTGCAGCACATTGAGCACGCCTCCATCAGGGACT acATCAAGGAGAGCAAGAACATCACCTCCCTGCACAACCAGATCACTGCCTGTGACGCCATCCTGGAG CGCATGGAGCAGATGCTGAGCTCCTTCCAGTGTGACCTGAGCAGCATCAGCTGTGAGATCCAGACGCTGCAGGAGCAGTCCGTGGCCATGAACCTGCGGCTCAAGAACCGCCAGGCCGTGCGTAGCCAGCTCAGCCAGCTGGTGGACGAGCTCGTGGTGCCAGCTGCCATGAtcag CACCATCCTGGAGGCCCCGGTGACTGAGCAGGACTTCCTGGAGCAGCTGCACGAGCTGAACAACAAGATGAACTACGTGAAGGAGCAGGCCTTCCGCGAGACCATGGCCTGCACTGACGTGCACAACGTGCTGGACCGGCTGAAGGTCAAG GCTGTGACCAAGATCCGGGAGTTCATCCTACAGAAAATCTACTCGTTCCGCAAACCCATGACCAACTACCAGATCCCCCAGAATGCCCTGCTCAAGTACAG GTTCTTCTACCAGTTCCTGCTCGGGAACGAGCGGTCGGTGGCCCAGGAGCTGCGGGAGCAGTACGTGGAGACCATGAGCAAGATCTACCTGTCCTACTTCAAATCCTACACCAGCCGCCTCATGAAGatccag TACGAGGAGGTGGCGGAGAAGGATGACCTGATGGGAGTGGAGGACACGGCCAAGAAAG GGTTTTTCTCAAAGCCCTCACTGAAGAACCGCAACACGATCTTCACGCTGGGGAACCGGGGCAGCGTGATTGGGGGGGCCGAGCTGGAGGGGCCCATCATTGTGCCCCACGCTGCCCAGAAGAGCGATGTCCGC TACCCCTTCGAGTCGCTGTTCCGCAGCCAGCACTACGCTCTGCTGGACAACAGCTGCCGCGAGTATCTCTTCCTCTGCGACTTCTTCCTGGTGACGGGGCCCAGCGCCCAGGAGCTCTTCAACACCGTCATGGGCAAGACGCTGGCCATGTTCCTG AAACACATGGATGGGTACGTGTGCGACTGCTACGACAGCATCGCCATCTTCCTCTGCATCCACATCGTCCTGCGCTTCCGAGCCATCATGGCCAAGCGCAACGTCCCCGCCATCGACAA GTACTGGGACACGCTGCTGGAGATCCTGTGGCCGCGGTTCGAGTACATCCTAGAGCTGAATATCCAGAGCATCCAGAACACGGACCCCCAGAGACTGGGCTTCCTGGACACGCGCCCCCACTAT ATCACACGGCGCTATGCAGAGTTCTCTTCTGCCATCGTCAGCATCAACCAGACCTTCCCCAACGAGCGAACCCACACGCTGCTGGGGCAGCTGCAG gtggAGGTGGAGAACTTCGTGCTGCGGGTGGCGGCTGAGTTCTCATCGCGCAAGGAGCAGCTCATCTTCCTCATCAACAACTACGACATGATGCTGAGCGTCCTCATG GAGCGGGCGGTGGAGGAGAGCAAGGAGGTGGAGGGCTTCCAGCAGCTGCTTTCAGCCCGGTCCCAG gagtTCATCGAGGAGATCCTGTCGCCCCCGTTCGGGGGGATGATCGCCTTCGTCAAGGAGTCGGAGTCACTCATTGAGAAGGGGCAGCTCGACCGACTGCGTGGGGAGGAGG cccgGGTGACCCAGCTGGTGCgtggattctccaccacgtgGAAGGCCTCGGTGGAATCGCTGAGCCAGGACGTCATGAGATCCTTCAGCAACTTCAAAAACGGGACCAGCATCATTCAG ggggcgctgacCCAGCTGATCCAGTACTATCACCGCTTCCACAAGGTGCTGGCGCAGCCGCCCCTGCGCGCCCTGCCGGCCCGCGCCGAGCTCATCAACATCCACCACCTCATGGTGGAGCTGAAGAAACACAAGCCCAACTTCTAG
- the VPS52 gene encoding vacuolar protein sorting-associated protein 52 homolog isoform X2, with translation MEQMLSSFQCDLSSISCEIQTLQEQSVAMNLRLKNRQAVRSQLSQLVDELVVPAAMISTILEAPVTEQDFLEQLHELNNKMNYVKEQAFRETMACTDVHNVLDRLKVKAVTKIREFILQKIYSFRKPMTNYQIPQNALLKYRFFYQFLLGNERSVAQELREQYVETMSKIYLSYFKSYTSRLMKIQYEEVAEKDDLMGVEDTAKKGFFSKPSLKNRNTIFTLGNRGSVIGGAELEGPIIVPHAAQKSDVRYPFESLFRSQHYALLDNSCREYLFLCDFFLVTGPSAQELFNTVMGKTLAMFLKHMDGYVCDCYDSIAIFLCIHIVLRFRAIMAKRNVPAIDKYWDTLLEILWPRFEYILELNIQSIQNTDPQRLGFLDTRPHYITRRYAEFSSAIVSINQTFPNERTHTLLGQLQVEVENFVLRVAAEFSSRKEQLIFLINNYDMMLSVLMERAVEESKEVEGFQQLLSARSQEFIEEILSPPFGGMIAFVKESESLIEKGQLDRLRGEEARVTQLVRGFSTTWKASVESLSQDVMRSFSNFKNGTSIIQGALTQLIQYYHRFHKVLAQPPLRALPARAELINIHHLMVELKKHKPNF, from the exons ATGGAGCAGATGCTGAGCTCCTTCCAGTGTGACCTGAGCAGCATCAGCTGTGAGATCCAGACGCTGCAGGAGCAGTCCGTGGCCATGAACCTGCGGCTCAAGAACCGCCAGGCCGTGCGTAGCCAGCTCAGCCAGCTGGTGGACGAGCTCGTGGTGCCAGCTGCCATGAtcag CACCATCCTGGAGGCCCCGGTGACTGAGCAGGACTTCCTGGAGCAGCTGCACGAGCTGAACAACAAGATGAACTACGTGAAGGAGCAGGCCTTCCGCGAGACCATGGCCTGCACTGACGTGCACAACGTGCTGGACCGGCTGAAGGTCAAG GCTGTGACCAAGATCCGGGAGTTCATCCTACAGAAAATCTACTCGTTCCGCAAACCCATGACCAACTACCAGATCCCCCAGAATGCCCTGCTCAAGTACAG GTTCTTCTACCAGTTCCTGCTCGGGAACGAGCGGTCGGTGGCCCAGGAGCTGCGGGAGCAGTACGTGGAGACCATGAGCAAGATCTACCTGTCCTACTTCAAATCCTACACCAGCCGCCTCATGAAGatccag TACGAGGAGGTGGCGGAGAAGGATGACCTGATGGGAGTGGAGGACACGGCCAAGAAAG GGTTTTTCTCAAAGCCCTCACTGAAGAACCGCAACACGATCTTCACGCTGGGGAACCGGGGCAGCGTGATTGGGGGGGCCGAGCTGGAGGGGCCCATCATTGTGCCCCACGCTGCCCAGAAGAGCGATGTCCGC TACCCCTTCGAGTCGCTGTTCCGCAGCCAGCACTACGCTCTGCTGGACAACAGCTGCCGCGAGTATCTCTTCCTCTGCGACTTCTTCCTGGTGACGGGGCCCAGCGCCCAGGAGCTCTTCAACACCGTCATGGGCAAGACGCTGGCCATGTTCCTG AAACACATGGATGGGTACGTGTGCGACTGCTACGACAGCATCGCCATCTTCCTCTGCATCCACATCGTCCTGCGCTTCCGAGCCATCATGGCCAAGCGCAACGTCCCCGCCATCGACAA GTACTGGGACACGCTGCTGGAGATCCTGTGGCCGCGGTTCGAGTACATCCTAGAGCTGAATATCCAGAGCATCCAGAACACGGACCCCCAGAGACTGGGCTTCCTGGACACGCGCCCCCACTAT ATCACACGGCGCTATGCAGAGTTCTCTTCTGCCATCGTCAGCATCAACCAGACCTTCCCCAACGAGCGAACCCACACGCTGCTGGGGCAGCTGCAG gtggAGGTGGAGAACTTCGTGCTGCGGGTGGCGGCTGAGTTCTCATCGCGCAAGGAGCAGCTCATCTTCCTCATCAACAACTACGACATGATGCTGAGCGTCCTCATG GAGCGGGCGGTGGAGGAGAGCAAGGAGGTGGAGGGCTTCCAGCAGCTGCTTTCAGCCCGGTCCCAG gagtTCATCGAGGAGATCCTGTCGCCCCCGTTCGGGGGGATGATCGCCTTCGTCAAGGAGTCGGAGTCACTCATTGAGAAGGGGCAGCTCGACCGACTGCGTGGGGAGGAGG cccgGGTGACCCAGCTGGTGCgtggattctccaccacgtgGAAGGCCTCGGTGGAATCGCTGAGCCAGGACGTCATGAGATCCTTCAGCAACTTCAAAAACGGGACCAGCATCATTCAG ggggcgctgacCCAGCTGATCCAGTACTATCACCGCTTCCACAAGGTGCTGGCGCAGCCGCCCCTGCGCGCCCTGCCGGCCCGCGCCGAGCTCATCAACATCCACCACCTCATGGTGGAGCTGAAGAAACACAAGCCCAACTTCTAG
- the RING1 gene encoding E3 ubiquitin-protein ligase RING1, with the protein MATPANAQSASKTWELSLYELHRTPQEAIMDSTEIAVSPRSLHSELMCPICLDMLKNTMTTKECLHRFCSDCIVTALRSGNKECPTCRKKLVSKRSLRPDPNFDALISKIYPSRDEYEAHQDRVLAKLSRLHNQQALSSSIEEGLRMQAMHRAQRVRKLHQESDNTTFSGGEDNCDSRSHLSNASAPSHPEAGPSRKRSRASDDSGPEPDPETSHDGGGCGTPEPGAEPGSSEIELVFRPHPVLVEKGEYSQTRYVKTTANATVDHLSKYLALRIALEEAPAPGPEAPGLEDVSEKQYTIYITTSGGPFTTLNGSLTLELVNEKFWKVTKPLELYYAPTKEQK; encoded by the exons ATGGCGACCCCTGCCAACGCGCAGAGTGCCAGCAAGACCTGGGAGCTGAGTCTGTATGAACTGCACCGGACCCCCCAG GAGGCCATCATGGACAGCACGGAGATCGCGGTGTCCCCGCGCAGCCTGCACAGCGAGCTGATGTGCCCCATCTGCCTGGACATGCTGAAGAACACTATGACCACCAAGGAGTGTCTGCACCGCTTCTGCTCCGACTGCATCGTCACCGCCCTGCGCAGCGG GAACAAGGAGTGCCCCACCTGCCGGAAGAAGCTGGTCTCCAAGCGTTCGCTCCGCCCCGACCCCAACTTCGACGCCCTCATCTCCAAGATCTACCCGAGCCGGGACGAGTACGAGGCGCACCAGGACcgcgtgctggccaagctgagcCGGCTCCACAACCAGCAGGCGCTCAGCAGCAGCATCGAGGAGGGGCTCCGCATGCAGGCCATGCACAG ggcgcAGCGGGTGCGGAAGCTGCACCAGGAGTCCGATAACACCACGTTCAGCGGGGGGGAGGACAACTGCGACAGCCGCTCCCACCTGAGCAACGCCTCggcccccagccaccccgagGCCGGCCCCAGCCGCAAGCGCTCACGCGCCTCCGACGACTCGGGGCCCGAGCCCGACCCTGAGACCTCGCACGACGGAGGGGGCTGCGGGACCCCCGAGCCGGGCGCGGAGCCGGGCAGCAGCGAGATCGAACTCGTCTTCCGCCCCCACCCCGTGCTGGTGGAGAAAGGGGAATACTCCCAGACCAG GTACGTGAAGACGACGGCTAACGCCACGGTGGACCACCTCTCCAAGTACCTGGCCCTGCGCATCGCGCTGGAGGAGGCGCCGGCCCCTGGCCCCGAGGCCCCCGGCCTGGAGGATGTGAGCGAGAAGCAGTACACGATCTACATCACCACCTCCGGGGGGCCCTTCACG ACCCTGAACGGCTCCCTCACCCTGGAGCTGGTGAACGAGAagttctggaaggtcaccaagcCGCTGGAGCTGTACTACGCCCCCACCAAGGAGCAGAAGTAG
- the HSD17B8 gene encoding (3R)-3-hydroxyacyl-CoA dehydrogenase isoform X2 gives MAAPLRLRSTLALVTGGGSGIGRAVCARLAEEGAQVAVADQNEAGAAETVRGLPRGESGQEHEAFGVDVSSAQSVGELMARIQARFSAPPQVCVSCAGITMDEFLLKQTEAAFDKVLQVNLKVGNLGQVSYAASKAGVEGLTKTAAKELARFGIRCNVVLPGFIATPMTDKVPPKVLQKFAGMVPLGRLGDPKEVADVCVFLASEESRYITGASVEVTGGLFL, from the exons ATGGCGGCCCCGCTGCGGCTCCGCTCCACGCTGGCCCTGGTGACAG GCGGGGGCAGCGGGATTGGCCGCGCTGTCTGTGCCCGGCTGGCCGAGGAGGGGGCGCAGGTGGCCGTGGCTGACCAGAATGAAGCGGGGGCTGCGGAGACAGTACGGGGGCTGCCACGTGGGGAGTCCGGCCAGGAGCACGAGGCGTTTGGGGTGGACGTCAGCTCAGCCCAGAGCGTGGGGGAGCTCATGGCTCGGATCCAG GCCCGGTTCTCCGCCCCGCCCCAGGTCTGCGTGAGCTGCGCCGGGATCACCATGGACGAGTTCCTGCTCAAGCAGACAGAGGCTGCGTTCGACAAGGTGCTTCAAGTCAACCTCAAG GTGGGGAACCTGGGGCAGGTGAGCTATGCAGCGTCCAAGGCTGGTGTGGAGGGGCTGACCAAGACCGCTGCCAAAGAGCTGGCCAG GTTTGGGATCCGTTGTAACGTGGTGCTTCCCGGGTTCATCGCCACCCCCATGACGGACAAGGTGCCTCCCAAAGTGCTGCAGAAG TTTGCAGGGATGGTGCCATTGGGACGACTCGGGGACCCCAAAG AGGTTGCTGACGTCTGCGTCTTCCTGGCCTCAGAGGAGAGTCGCTACATAACAGGGGCCAGTGTGGAGGTGACAG GGGGTCTCTTTCTCTGA
- the HSD17B8 gene encoding (3R)-3-hydroxyacyl-CoA dehydrogenase isoform X1: MAAPLRLRSTLALVTGGGSGIGRAVCARLAEEGAQVAVADQNEAGAAETVRGLPRGESGQEHEAFGVDVSSAQSVGELMARIQARFSAPPQVCVSCAGITMDEFLLKQTEAAFDKVLQVNLKGTFLVTQAVARGLVESGAPGGSIINMGSIVGKVGNLGQVSYAASKAGVEGLTKTAAKELARFGIRCNVVLPGFIATPMTDKVPPKVLQKFAGMVPLGRLGDPKEVADVCVFLASEESRYITGASVEVTGGLFL; encoded by the exons ATGGCGGCCCCGCTGCGGCTCCGCTCCACGCTGGCCCTGGTGACAG GCGGGGGCAGCGGGATTGGCCGCGCTGTCTGTGCCCGGCTGGCCGAGGAGGGGGCGCAGGTGGCCGTGGCTGACCAGAATGAAGCGGGGGCTGCGGAGACAGTACGGGGGCTGCCACGTGGGGAGTCCGGCCAGGAGCACGAGGCGTTTGGGGTGGACGTCAGCTCAGCCCAGAGCGTGGGGGAGCTCATGGCTCGGATCCAG GCCCGGTTCTCCGCCCCGCCCCAGGTCTGCGTGAGCTGCGCCGGGATCACCATGGACGAGTTCCTGCTCAAGCAGACAGAGGCTGCGTTCGACAAGGTGCTTCAAGTCAACCTCAAG ggaacCTTCCTGGTCACCCAGGCTGTGGCGCGGGGGCTGGTGGAGAGCGGAGCCCCAGGGGGGTCCATCATCAACATGGGTAGCATCGTGGGCAAG GTGGGGAACCTGGGGCAGGTGAGCTATGCAGCGTCCAAGGCTGGTGTGGAGGGGCTGACCAAGACCGCTGCCAAAGAGCTGGCCAG GTTTGGGATCCGTTGTAACGTGGTGCTTCCCGGGTTCATCGCCACCCCCATGACGGACAAGGTGCCTCCCAAAGTGCTGCAGAAG TTTGCAGGGATGGTGCCATTGGGACGACTCGGGGACCCCAAAG AGGTTGCTGACGTCTGCGTCTTCCTGGCCTCAGAGGAGAGTCGCTACATAACAGGGGCCAGTGTGGAGGTGACAG GGGGTCTCTTTCTCTGA